In one window of Pseudomonadota bacterium DNA:
- a CDS encoding MMPL family transporter has product MITLLMRILARLPLNRPKTVVVVCVIVTAIAAAFVPRLTISTDRNLIGGEDNEASRNRDAMNERFGTSLVAAVIIRGGDDPSEVRRAADELATVLAAKKGFVKSVFYKADVAFFEGHALLFTELDGLKNIAASIERDDFGFEVLGASADLASMVEGYAARMESTPLPEEAKPADIEEALSMFGELIDEIAGFASDPSKDDLDIVAKVWKGGPSMSGRAESEGYLAEKDGRAPRLAVLFVQPASDSQAMEVVTPFTDMLRAEAAKVSEKHAGFTSYVTGMPALTTDEMRVVTRDIFVTGILAGLAVLIVFFWTYRSLRVGAFVVLPLGVGLVWTTGLTAILYGHLTMISGYFAAELFGLGVAYTIYLVTRFHEALMEGEDRRKAVETALLKAGPGVVASGATTAAAFFAIALSEFRGFSEMGVIAGAGVLILVAANLTLLPAALLLWHPGRSGVRASSYGSALWGSLGKAPRAVVALGLAVFVVGAASIGRIGFDYAVENLLPASAESARGLRVLNERTDFSTNYVVAEARSLDEAEGKRKRLAALPTVVRAEALSLFVPTAQEAKVATLSRISPAARERVARSFADVEAHAASAGTITPASLVAALQTMQDTLTDLAFDAKKAGRPEDRALKTLASKVGLARDAVAGMKDAGRLQRLEKQIFEGLVRAGRVLRAGLDEKGFTAADLPEEVRGRYLSADGASFAVLAFPKGDIGERDFFERFVAEVLSVDPKTTGHPVTHLAFTHQIHEGFAQATAFAAIAVILLILADLRRPRELLVAVAPVIIGGGWTALFIWACGIDFNYASIMALPILIGCGVDFGINLAHRARQEGSAQKAVRTTGKAIVISASTTLLGFGSLILSDYWGARSLGIILVVGIASCMLAALVIMPVLVERLYRRPS; this is encoded by the coding sequence ATGATCACGCTTCTCATGCGCATCCTGGCGCGGCTGCCGCTCAACCGCCCGAAGACCGTCGTCGTCGTCTGCGTCATCGTCACCGCGATCGCCGCGGCCTTCGTGCCGCGGCTGACGATCTCCACGGACCGGAACCTCATCGGCGGCGAGGACAACGAGGCCTCCCGAAACCGTGACGCGATGAACGAGAGGTTCGGCACCTCCCTCGTCGCGGCGGTCATCATCCGGGGCGGCGACGATCCGAGCGAGGTTCGCCGGGCGGCCGACGAGCTCGCCACCGTCCTCGCGGCGAAGAAGGGGTTCGTCAAGAGCGTGTTCTACAAGGCGGACGTCGCCTTCTTCGAGGGCCACGCGCTGCTGTTCACGGAGCTCGACGGGCTGAAGAACATCGCCGCTTCGATAGAGCGCGACGACTTCGGTTTCGAAGTGCTCGGCGCGTCGGCGGACCTCGCGTCGATGGTCGAGGGCTACGCCGCGCGCATGGAGAGCACACCGCTGCCCGAGGAGGCCAAGCCCGCGGACATCGAGGAGGCGCTCTCGATGTTCGGGGAGCTCATCGACGAGATCGCGGGCTTCGCCTCGGATCCGTCAAAGGACGACCTCGACATCGTCGCAAAGGTGTGGAAGGGCGGGCCGTCGATGTCCGGACGCGCCGAGAGCGAGGGCTACCTGGCCGAGAAGGACGGCAGGGCGCCGCGTCTCGCCGTGCTCTTCGTCCAGCCCGCGAGCGACTCCCAGGCGATGGAGGTCGTCACGCCGTTCACGGACATGCTGCGCGCGGAGGCGGCGAAGGTCTCGGAGAAGCACGCGGGGTTCACGTCGTACGTGACCGGCATGCCCGCGCTCACGACAGACGAGATGCGGGTGGTCACGCGGGACATCTTCGTCACCGGCATCCTCGCCGGGCTCGCCGTGCTCATCGTCTTCTTCTGGACGTACCGCTCGCTCCGCGTCGGCGCCTTCGTCGTGCTGCCGCTCGGTGTGGGGCTCGTCTGGACGACGGGGCTCACGGCGATCCTGTACGGCCACCTGACGATGATCTCCGGCTACTTCGCGGCCGAGCTGTTCGGCCTCGGCGTGGCGTACACGATCTACCTCGTGACGCGCTTCCACGAGGCGCTCATGGAAGGGGAGGATCGGCGCAAGGCGGTCGAGACGGCGCTCCTGAAGGCCGGGCCCGGGGTGGTCGCCAGCGGCGCGACCACCGCGGCGGCGTTCTTCGCGATCGCGCTCTCGGAGTTCCGGGGATTCTCGGAGATGGGCGTCATCGCGGGGGCCGGCGTCTTGATCCTCGTCGCGGCGAACCTCACGCTCCTGCCGGCGGCGCTCCTGCTCTGGCACCCGGGGCGGTCCGGCGTTCGCGCGTCCAGCTACGGGAGCGCCCTGTGGGGCTCGCTCGGGAAGGCGCCGCGCGCGGTCGTCGCGCTCGGCCTCGCCGTGTTCGTCGTCGGCGCCGCCTCGATCGGCCGGATCGGCTTCGACTACGCGGTCGAGAACCTGCTCCCGGCGAGCGCCGAGTCGGCGAGAGGGCTGCGCGTCCTGAACGAGCGCACCGACTTCTCGACGAACTACGTCGTGGCGGAGGCGCGCTCCCTCGACGAGGCCGAGGGAAAGAGGAAGAGGCTCGCCGCGTTGCCGACGGTCGTGCGCGCCGAGGCGCTCTCCCTGTTCGTGCCCACGGCGCAAGAGGCGAAGGTCGCCACGCTGTCGCGGATCTCGCCCGCGGCCCGTGAGCGCGTCGCGAGGTCGTTCGCCGACGTGGAAGCGCACGCGGCTTCTGCGGGCACGATCACGCCGGCGTCGCTCGTCGCCGCACTGCAGACGATGCAGGACACGCTGACCGATCTCGCGTTCGACGCCAAGAAGGCCGGGAGGCCCGAGGACAGGGCGCTCAAGACGCTCGCGTCGAAGGTCGGCCTCGCCAGGGACGCGGTGGCCGGGATGAAGGACGCGGGTCGCCTGCAGCGTCTGGAGAAGCAGATCTTCGAGGGGCTCGTGCGCGCCGGCCGCGTGCTCCGCGCGGGCCTCGACGAGAAGGGGTTCACCGCGGCGGATCTGCCCGAGGAGGTCCGCGGACGGTACTTGAGCGCGGACGGTGCGAGCTTCGCCGTGCTCGCCTTCCCCAAAGGCGACATCGGCGAGCGCGATTTCTTCGAGCGGTTCGTCGCGGAGGTCCTCTCGGTGGATCCGAAGACGACGGGTCACCCGGTGACGCACCTCGCGTTCACGCACCAGATCCACGAGGGGTTCGCCCAGGCGACCGCCTTCGCCGCGATCGCCGTGATTCTCCTCATCCTCGCCGATCTGCGGCGGCCCCGGGAGCTCCTGGTCGCGGTGGCGCCCGTGATCATCGGCGGCGGCTGGACCGCGCTGTTCATCTGGGCGTGCGGCATCGACTTCAACTACGCGAGCATCATGGCGTTGCCGATCCTGATAGGCTGCGGTGTCGACTTCGGGATCAACCTCGCGCACCGGGCGCGGCAGGAGGGCAGCGCCCAGAAGGCCGTGCGCACGACCGGCAAGGCGATCGTCATCTCCGCATCGACCACGCTGCTCGGGTTCGGATCGCTCATCCTCTCGGACTACTGGGGCGCGCGCAGCCTCGGGATCATCCTCGTCGTCGGCATCGCCTCGTGCATGCTCGCAGCGCTCGTCATCATGCCGGTGCTCGTGGAGCGCCTCTACAGGAGGCCTTCATGA
- a CDS encoding RNA polymerase sigma factor, whose protein sequence is MDSVTLSNDIAAPLENRELLARSLAGDRASREELARACLARVRRTVFLSVRGAADADDVVQTAMSRIFAGLPEFRADAKLTTWIDRVTVNAVRDHFRRKPILAALLFAEPCELAPAPESFAPDAGWERRRLADALRGHLQKIRPNKRIALMLSVAYGYSAGEIAAMTDCTVETAKKRLQHGRRELMSRVRKDPYLFSVLEERGTCRT, encoded by the coding sequence ATGGATTCGGTCACCTTGTCGAACGACATCGCAGCGCCCCTCGAGAATCGCGAGCTGCTCGCGCGCAGCCTCGCGGGTGATCGGGCGAGCCGCGAGGAGCTCGCGCGGGCGTGCCTCGCCCGGGTGCGGCGCACGGTCTTCCTGTCCGTTCGGGGCGCCGCCGACGCAGACGACGTCGTGCAGACCGCGATGTCCAGGATCTTCGCGGGGCTGCCCGAGTTCCGGGCCGACGCGAAGCTCACGACCTGGATCGATCGCGTCACGGTCAACGCGGTGCGCGATCACTTCCGCCGAAAGCCGATCCTCGCGGCGCTCCTCTTCGCCGAGCCGTGCGAGCTCGCGCCGGCGCCAGAGAGCTTCGCGCCGGACGCCGGGTGGGAGCGGCGCCGGCTCGCGGACGCGCTGCGCGGCCACCTCCAGAAGATCCGGCCGAACAAGCGGATCGCCCTCATGCTGTCCGTGGCCTACGGCTATTCGGCGGGCGAGATCGCGGCGATGACCGACTGCACGGTCGAGACCGCGAAGAAGCGGCTGCAGCACGGCCGCAGGGAGCTGATGTCCAGGGTGCGCAAGGACCCGTACCTGTTCAGCGTCCTCGAGGAGCGGGGAACATGTCGAACCTGA
- a CDS encoding TerB family tellurite resistance protein, with protein MLTPEKKSILQLLTALAWADGRVDTEEQEVVEALLDAFGAEAGEAEELRAWAKEPRTLDSVDLSGLARTDVQLALQHGVLLTYIDGEQSESEKKLIGALVDKLGLSTEEAAPLLESANAFAKQLLHALES; from the coding sequence ATGCTCACTCCGGAGAAGAAGAGCATACTCCAGCTGCTCACGGCGCTCGCCTGGGCCGACGGCAGGGTCGACACGGAGGAGCAGGAGGTCGTCGAGGCGCTGCTCGACGCGTTCGGCGCCGAGGCCGGCGAGGCGGAGGAGCTGCGAGCCTGGGCCAAGGAGCCGCGGACGCTCGATTCGGTCGACTTGAGCGGCCTCGCAAGGACGGATGTCCAGCTCGCGCTGCAGCACGGCGTGCTGCTGACGTACATCGACGGCGAACAATCCGAGTCGGAGAAGAAGCTGATCGGCGCGCTCGTCGACAAGCTCGGTCTGAGCACGGAGGAGGCCGCACCGCTGCTCGAGTCGGCGAACGCGTTCGCGAAACAGCTCCTGCACGCGCTGGAGTCCTAG